One genomic region from Conexibacter woesei DSM 14684 encodes:
- a CDS encoding type IV toxin-antitoxin system AbiEi family antitoxin domain-containing protein produces the protein MRLQELAEAQFGVVGRRQLGALGLSPTMVRDRLDRGSLVRLHRGVYAVGHRRLRREGIRLAAVFAAGPGAVLSHRDAAGLHGIRPANHRNIDVTVDGKRARAPGIALHRATLTPDDVTQIDGIPVTTLARTLVDLASVVPRDHLTNALNAAERNHRVDVGAIELVLERARGRNGRGHRAMRAALAEVRANGPEHTRSELELLFLGLVERNGLPRPRTNVHVHGQEVDAWWPQARLAVEIDSWAWHRTRRSFQRDRAKTNLLVAHGIIVLRFTDADVADRPREVAAQLTGQLQRSGD, from the coding sequence ATGCGGCTCCAGGAGCTGGCTGAGGCACAGTTTGGTGTGGTGGGCCGCAGGCAACTCGGTGCGCTGGGGTTGTCGCCGACGATGGTGCGGGACCGCCTGGACCGCGGCTCGCTCGTCAGACTCCATCGCGGTGTCTACGCGGTCGGTCACCGCCGGCTGCGCCGGGAGGGCATCCGCCTCGCGGCGGTCTTTGCAGCGGGACCCGGCGCCGTGCTGAGTCACCGCGACGCCGCCGGTCTCCATGGCATCCGGCCAGCCAACCACCGCAACATCGACGTGACGGTCGATGGCAAGCGAGCAAGAGCGCCAGGCATCGCTCTCCACCGAGCGACACTCACCCCCGACGACGTCACCCAGATCGACGGCATCCCCGTCACCACCCTCGCGCGCACGCTGGTCGACCTCGCGTCGGTCGTCCCGCGCGACCACCTGACGAACGCGCTGAACGCGGCGGAGCGGAACCACCGTGTGGACGTCGGCGCGATCGAGCTCGTGCTGGAGCGGGCGCGCGGGCGCAACGGCCGCGGGCACCGGGCGATGCGGGCGGCGCTCGCGGAGGTGCGCGCGAACGGGCCCGAGCACACGCGCTCTGAGCTGGAGCTGCTGTTCCTCGGGCTCGTCGAGCGGAACGGGCTGCCGCGACCGCGGACGAACGTGCACGTCCACGGGCAGGAGGTCGACGCGTGGTGGCCGCAGGCGCGGCTCGCCGTCGAGATCGACAGCTGGGCGTGGCACCGCACGCGGCGCTCGTTCCAGCGCGACCGTGCGAAGACGAACCTGCTCGTCGCGCACGGGATCATCGTCCTGCGCTTCACCGACGCCGACGTCGCCGACCGTCCGCGGGAGGTTGCGGCACAGCTCACCGGGCAGCTGCAACGCTCTGGCGACTGA
- a CDS encoding RNA polymerase sigma factor: MDSIDTDNDACRRRFELLFDRHRRSVLGYLLRRTDDPADAADALAETFLVAWRRVDDVPDGDDARPWLFGVARRVLANQRRGERRRTVLSERLGQELAVQLPAVEPRTDGDSARIRAALRRLSREDREVLLLAGWEELTPAQIAVVLGVRGVAVRSRLHRARRRLRAELEREDAAAEPASAGASAPPDRAVFAAPAAPGRPAPQRHMDLAKENVR; the protein is encoded by the coding sequence ATGGACTCGATCGACACAGACAACGACGCGTGCAGGCGGCGGTTCGAGCTGCTGTTCGACCGCCATCGGCGGTCGGTGCTCGGCTACCTCCTGCGTCGCACCGACGATCCCGCCGACGCCGCGGACGCGCTCGCGGAGACGTTCCTCGTCGCCTGGCGACGGGTCGACGACGTGCCCGACGGCGACGACGCGCGCCCGTGGCTGTTCGGCGTCGCGCGGCGGGTGCTCGCCAACCAGCGGCGCGGAGAGCGGCGGCGGACCGTCCTCTCCGAGCGGCTCGGGCAGGAGCTGGCGGTGCAGCTGCCGGCTGTCGAGCCGCGGACCGACGGTGACAGCGCCCGCATCCGCGCGGCGCTCAGACGGCTCTCGCGGGAGGACCGCGAAGTGCTCCTGCTGGCTGGGTGGGAGGAGCTGACGCCGGCGCAGATCGCCGTCGTGCTCGGCGTCCGCGGCGTCGCCGTGCGCAGCCGCCTGCACCGCGCCCGCCGCCGCCTGCGCGCCGAGCTGGAGCGCGAGGACGCGGCCGCCGAGCCGGCGAGCGCCGGCGCCTCGGCCCCGCCCGACCGCGCCGTGTTCGCCGCGCCGGCCGCCCCCGGCCGCCCGGCGCCACAGCGCCACATGGACCTTGCGAAGGAGAACGTGCGATGA
- a CDS encoding XRE family transcriptional regulator — MPTDLPDPPLGPRLRELRRRRGLSIKAAADRAGISASFLSLVEREQSDLAMSRLMRLLQLYGATLTELIGAEPRPPSDIVRHGEELHILSPGEHIDAYLLVADTDRPLVPMIWVYAPGAGMEEPIVPLTDQFSYVIDGAVAVETDDGTERLGPGDTIYMRAGRRYRIHNDAEQPARLLGCGIGVAGPPPAV; from the coding sequence ATGCCGACCGACCTGCCCGACCCACCACTCGGCCCGCGCCTGCGGGAGCTGCGCAGACGACGGGGCCTCTCGATCAAGGCCGCCGCCGACCGGGCGGGCATCTCGGCCTCGTTCCTGTCGCTCGTCGAGCGCGAGCAGAGCGACCTCGCGATGAGCCGCCTGATGCGGCTGCTGCAGCTCTACGGTGCGACGCTGACGGAGCTGATCGGCGCGGAGCCCAGACCGCCCTCCGACATCGTCCGCCACGGCGAGGAGCTGCACATCCTCTCGCCCGGCGAGCACATCGACGCCTACCTGCTCGTCGCCGACACCGACCGCCCGCTCGTGCCGATGATCTGGGTCTACGCGCCCGGCGCCGGCATGGAGGAGCCGATCGTCCCGCTGACCGACCAGTTCAGCTACGTGATCGACGGCGCCGTCGCGGTCGAGACCGACGACGGCACCGAACGACTCGGGCCGGGCGACACGATCTACATGCGCGCCGGCCGCCGATACCGCATCCACAACGACGCCGAGCAGCCTGCGCGGCTGCTCGGGTGCGGCATCGGCGTAGCGGGGCCGCCGCCCGCCGTCTGA
- a CDS encoding c-type cytochrome translates to MSSRPARLFAVLCACLGLAVGFAACGGDGEDDKQGSIALTELPGNPENGSGPGRPADGRLAESGAGGGAGSEAPAGGGAADGDDEAEAGAGGGGTAANAEGKAIFTQSCAGCHTLSGAGANGSVGPNLDEAKPDQAAVAEKVRAGGGGMPSFGGQLEPSQIDAVAAYVAATAGS, encoded by the coding sequence ATGTCGTCTCGCCCAGCCCGTCTGTTCGCCGTCCTCTGCGCCTGCCTCGGCCTGGCGGTCGGCTTCGCCGCCTGCGGCGGCGACGGCGAGGACGACAAGCAGGGCTCGATCGCGTTGACCGAGCTGCCCGGCAACCCCGAGAACGGCAGCGGCCCCGGCCGTCCGGCGGACGGCAGACTCGCCGAGTCGGGCGCCGGCGGCGGGGCCGGCAGCGAGGCGCCCGCCGGCGGCGGGGCGGCGGACGGCGACGACGAGGCCGAGGCCGGCGCGGGCGGCGGCGGCACCGCCGCGAACGCCGAGGGCAAGGCGATCTTCACGCAGAGCTGCGCCGGCTGCCACACGCTCTCCGGCGCCGGCGCGAACGGCTCCGTCGGTCCCAACCTCGACGAGGCGAAGCCCGACCAGGCGGCCGTGGCGGAGAAGGTCAGAGCGGGCGGCGGCGGGATGCCGTCGTTCGGCGGGCAGCTGGAGCCGAGTCAGATCGACGCCGTCGCGGCGTACGTCGCGGCGACCGCCGGCTCCTGA